Proteins encoded in a region of the uncultured Paludibaculum sp. genome:
- a CDS encoding tryptophan 7-halogenase has translation MTPRCYDCVLIGGGPAGAAAAIALRWAGAKVLVVEESQFDTARRGEMLPPSVMSLIERLGAAEDFAAGQHWPVWGVVSEWGPEGASVRDFITSPYGSGWHLDRVSFDRMLARVAARWGSEVQLGVPMEKIRRDGREWVLQSGSTLARTPFVVDASGRRGWLLRRMGVRARNEGNLIGLAATWPDATADHWTRIRAVEGGWWYTAMLPGGQRLAAFFTDVGGCNLQGAGWSDVWRSMAHSCPVAAPQEMAPRIAAAHTMWREQVEGEAWMAIGDAALARDPLSASGIRWALESGLRVPEVLLHGESAKYGAWVESERREHLDLRRNYYALACSA, from the coding sequence TTGACCCCGCGTTGCTACGACTGTGTCCTCATCGGAGGCGGGCCGGCAGGTGCGGCGGCGGCAATCGCACTGAGGTGGGCCGGGGCCAAGGTGCTCGTTGTGGAGGAGTCTCAATTCGACACGGCCCGTCGCGGCGAAATGCTGCCGCCTTCCGTGATGAGCCTGATTGAGCGGCTTGGGGCAGCCGAAGACTTCGCTGCAGGCCAACACTGGCCGGTCTGGGGCGTAGTGTCGGAATGGGGCCCTGAAGGTGCCTCCGTGCGGGACTTCATCACCTCGCCGTATGGTAGCGGCTGGCACCTAGACCGCGTCAGTTTTGACCGGATGCTGGCGCGGGTGGCGGCGCGGTGGGGATCAGAGGTGCAACTGGGCGTGCCGATGGAAAAGATCCGGCGCGACGGACGCGAGTGGGTGCTGCAGTCAGGGTCGACGCTCGCTCGAACACCGTTTGTGGTGGACGCATCGGGACGGCGCGGCTGGCTGCTGAGGAGGATGGGCGTGCGGGCCAGGAACGAGGGAAACCTGATCGGACTTGCGGCAACCTGGCCTGACGCAACGGCCGATCACTGGACACGCATCCGCGCGGTGGAGGGCGGATGGTGGTACACCGCGATGCTGCCAGGTGGGCAGCGGCTGGCCGCATTTTTCACTGACGTGGGCGGCTGTAATCTGCAAGGTGCGGGTTGGAGCGACGTGTGGCGCTCGATGGCTCACAGTTGCCCGGTCGCGGCGCCGCAAGAAATGGCGCCCCGAATCGCCGCGGCGCATACGATGTGGCGCGAGCAAGTGGAGGGAGAGGCTTGGATGGCGATTGGCGATGCGGCTCTGGCGCGAGATCCGCTATCCGCTTCAGGGATTCGTTGGGCGCTCGAGTCAGGGCTGCGCGTGCCGGAGGTACTGCTTCACGGCGAATCCGCAAAATACGGTGCCTGGGTAGAATCTGAGCGGCGGGAGCATCTGGACTTGCGCCGGAACTACTATGCCTTAGCTTGCTCGGCGTGA
- a CDS encoding PadR family transcriptional regulator, with amino-acid sequence MPHPSNTALLQGTLDVLILKVLSLEPMHGLGISRRIAQVTNDTFQVKPGSLFPALHRLEEAGWLTAEWGESETNRRAKFYRLTKLGRRQLKQETENWSRISDAMANALEIS; translated from the coding sequence ATGCCCCATCCTTCGAATACGGCGCTGCTGCAGGGGACGCTTGACGTCCTGATTTTGAAAGTTCTTAGCCTTGAGCCAATGCATGGTTTGGGAATATCTCGCCGCATCGCCCAGGTGACGAACGACACTTTTCAAGTCAAACCAGGCTCGCTCTTCCCCGCCCTTCACAGGCTCGAAGAAGCAGGCTGGCTCACCGCCGAATGGGGCGAGTCCGAAACGAACCGCCGGGCCAAGTTCTACCGTCTGACCAAACTCGGTCGCCGTCAACTCAAGCAGGAAACCGAAAACTGGAGCCGCATCTCGGACGCCATGGCGAATGCTCTGGAGATCTCATAA
- a CDS encoding SagB/ThcOx family dehydrogenase has product MKRPTLIANELPPTLAPSLATKAPVLDRVHMPIRKPLRDGPSLDHCLRHRRSSRNFLPDPLTLDETGQLLWAALGCTGLGGLRTAPSAGAIYPVRAYLLAASIQGLAPGFYSYDVDAETLQLQRKGDKRKSLARAAAGQSCVEECACALLLTGWYKRAVREFGDAAPRLAAIEAGHIGQNFCLQATAMGLGAIGLGRLDTEAVRLLLRLPDDEEPLYLLLAGRI; this is encoded by the coding sequence ATGAAGCGGCCCACTCTGATCGCAAACGAATTGCCACCTACGCTCGCGCCTTCCCTTGCCACCAAAGCGCCTGTTCTGGACCGCGTTCACATGCCGATTCGCAAGCCGTTGCGGGACGGACCGTCGCTGGACCACTGCCTACGCCACCGGCGCTCGTCCCGTAACTTTCTGCCTGACCCGCTCACTCTCGACGAGACAGGGCAGTTGCTGTGGGCGGCTCTCGGCTGCACCGGTTTGGGCGGCCTGCGGACGGCTCCGTCTGCCGGCGCCATCTACCCCGTTCGTGCCTATCTCCTCGCGGCCTCCATTCAAGGGCTGGCGCCAGGTTTCTACAGCTACGATGTCGATGCCGAGACCTTGCAGTTGCAGCGGAAGGGGGACAAACGGAAGTCCCTGGCTCGCGCCGCCGCCGGACAGTCCTGCGTCGAGGAGTGCGCGTGCGCGCTGCTGCTGACGGGCTGGTACAAACGGGCGGTCAGGGAGTTCGGTGACGCTGCGCCCCGCCTTGCCGCCATCGAGGCGGGACACATCGGCCAGAACTTCTGTCTGCAGGCCACGGCCATGGGCCTGGGCGCCATTGGATTGGGCCGCTTGGACACCGAGGCGGTCCGGTTGCTGCTGCGGCTGCCCGACGACGAAGAGCCGCTGTATCTCCTTCTCGCGGGCCGCATTTAG
- a CDS encoding Dyp-type peroxidase, with the protein MSHRLNPQDEPVLDVDDIQGNILLGFNKDHQRLIGVSFHEMPSAKAWLRRILPHISSTREVFHFNTLFRLARSRRGGGEAVGLIASWFNIAFSRDGIAKLTSAAQADDLPDTAFVNGLGKDRSIALGDFAPLPADDPTSNWVVGGTGRAPDVLLIIASDSPAQLDELTRVVIPNEAVDSPGAPSIVWQELGETRPDLPGHEHFGFKDGVSQPGVYGLISKRPRVFLTPRFLKPSAAGEVNFAKPGQPLILPGNFVLGYPSNNRNDGTPVDPPPLRQPWFRNGSFLVFRRLNQNVAGFHQFLAAQAAILAQRPEFSGLRPERLGAQLVGRWPSGAPISRVPDRDDPALARAPLANNDFFFGKDTPAPDLLPGVTPPAVFPAALEGANGPVCPHAAHILKVNPRDLASDVGPDFDTLTRRILRRGIPFGQPLKPGSLVDDGAERGLHFLCYQSSIEQQFEFLQQRWMNSAGGPASGGHDIIVGQRPDLHREAEIRAIHPGDRLSEKITAPTQWVTPTGGGYFFAPSISALSTVLAADSPVSALTASRKKRRPAARPTPGG; encoded by the coding sequence ATGTCTCATCGACTCAACCCCCAAGATGAACCGGTCCTCGATGTCGACGACATTCAGGGCAACATCCTCTTGGGCTTCAACAAGGATCATCAGCGCCTGATTGGCGTCAGCTTTCATGAGATGCCCTCGGCAAAAGCCTGGCTCCGTCGCATCCTTCCTCACATCAGCTCCACGCGGGAGGTATTTCATTTCAACACATTGTTCCGCCTCGCCCGATCCCGGCGGGGCGGCGGCGAAGCGGTTGGACTGATTGCCTCCTGGTTCAACATCGCCTTCTCCCGTGACGGAATTGCCAAACTCACGTCCGCAGCTCAGGCCGACGATCTGCCGGATACCGCATTCGTGAACGGCCTCGGCAAGGACCGTTCGATTGCCCTCGGTGACTTCGCGCCACTGCCCGCTGATGATCCTACCAGCAATTGGGTTGTAGGAGGAACAGGCCGCGCCCCGGATGTCCTGCTCATCATCGCCAGCGACAGCCCGGCTCAACTCGACGAACTCACCCGGGTAGTCATCCCCAATGAAGCCGTCGATAGTCCAGGTGCCCCTTCCATCGTCTGGCAGGAACTCGGTGAGACACGCCCTGACCTTCCCGGACATGAGCACTTTGGATTCAAGGATGGAGTGTCGCAGCCCGGTGTATACGGTCTCATTTCCAAACGCCCCAGAGTCTTCCTCACGCCGAGATTTCTCAAGCCGTCCGCGGCCGGCGAGGTCAACTTCGCTAAACCTGGCCAGCCCTTGATCCTGCCCGGAAACTTCGTGCTCGGCTATCCCTCCAACAACCGCAATGACGGCACCCCCGTCGATCCGCCACCACTCCGGCAACCCTGGTTCAGAAACGGTTCGTTCCTCGTCTTTCGCCGCCTCAATCAGAACGTCGCCGGTTTCCACCAGTTCCTAGCAGCACAAGCTGCCATCCTCGCGCAGCGGCCCGAGTTTTCCGGACTCAGGCCCGAACGTCTCGGCGCCCAACTCGTAGGCCGTTGGCCGAGCGGAGCCCCCATCTCTCGTGTTCCGGATCGCGACGATCCCGCCCTCGCCCGCGCGCCACTCGCCAACAATGACTTTTTCTTTGGCAAGGACACACCCGCTCCTGACCTGCTGCCGGGAGTTACGCCCCCCGCGGTTTTCCCGGCAGCTCTGGAGGGGGCTAACGGCCCTGTCTGCCCTCATGCCGCGCATATTCTCAAAGTGAATCCACGCGACCTTGCCAGCGACGTCGGACCGGATTTTGACACACTCACGCGCCGCATTCTCCGCAGGGGAATTCCCTTCGGCCAGCCTCTCAAACCGGGCTCGTTGGTCGATGATGGAGCCGAACGCGGCCTCCACTTTCTCTGCTACCAAAGCTCGATCGAGCAACAGTTCGAGTTCCTGCAGCAGCGCTGGATGAACTCAGCCGGAGGCCCGGCTTCCGGCGGACACGACATCATCGTCGGGCAGAGGCCCGACCTGCACCGCGAAGCTGAGATTCGCGCGATCCACCCCGGGGACCGACTAAGCGAGAAAATCACGGCCCCAACTCAGTGGGTCACTCCCACTGGCGGAGGCTACTTCTTCGCGCCTTCCATCAGCGCTCTGTCTACCGTGCTCGCGGCGGATTCTCCTGTGTCGGCCCTGACTGCGTCCCGGAAGAAGCGCCGACCGGCGGCCCGACCCACGCCCGGAGGATAA
- a CDS encoding LodA/GoxA family CTQ-dependent oxidase: MAKHYKIHPAIGIARVGTSSEYFLGAELPGTYAKPADGHYRDASGRLRRQAVRFRVFEYDDTNPATPPIEVTAGQGGVMAVQWTVHLANKKAIWHSFNGLTGEQTPYPPGDLRNSGITDAQERRKRLIIDPGARTISGANQNGEVNRNSSTNPANEKWPPTLNPSTSIDSLGTLATDQAGRLIVAGGFGKSGTTGTPQSTLNFANNDGWFDDVSDGPVTARVRFASGVEIEASGKAWVIVAPPDYAPPIENIVSIYDLLYDLALRKFGADASIFDAASQTWQAGFQPSFSRHIYAILHKAFDYRWVNQGANTHSPAHFDWALLGQAPQPGETPATNPRARIFNRLRNPNDLDPTSTTRTMPKLKSDGTGGMVQESPTFAITKTQYEFLRRWSNGQFLADWTGQPPSPETVISPAGLDRAALEAGCGGAFFPGMEASWNLRNTNLYVTPFEFRLRHAENENDTAGVMEGDVTKRSALPWQADFLQCADNWWPAQRPNQVRASPTATGPVNWSQGIGNELDMVERWWKLGVVRPSSTPGSVAKFHQDERIL; encoded by the coding sequence ATGGCGAAACACTACAAAATCCACCCTGCGATCGGAATCGCTCGTGTGGGAACAAGCTCGGAGTATTTTCTCGGCGCGGAGTTGCCAGGCACGTACGCCAAGCCTGCCGACGGCCACTACCGGGATGCCTCGGGGCGCTTGCGACGACAGGCGGTGCGCTTCCGGGTCTTCGAATACGATGACACGAATCCTGCGACTCCTCCCATCGAGGTAACTGCCGGCCAGGGCGGCGTGATGGCGGTGCAATGGACCGTCCATCTGGCGAACAAGAAGGCGATCTGGCACAGCTTCAACGGGCTCACCGGCGAGCAAACACCCTATCCGCCCGGGGACCTTCGCAACAGCGGCATCACCGATGCGCAGGAGCGGCGCAAGAGACTAATCATCGATCCCGGCGCCCGGACAATCTCGGGAGCGAATCAAAACGGGGAGGTAAATCGCAACTCGAGCACGAATCCCGCGAACGAGAAGTGGCCGCCGACGCTCAATCCGTCGACCTCGATCGATTCGTTGGGGACATTGGCGACGGATCAGGCGGGGCGCCTCATCGTGGCGGGCGGATTCGGGAAGTCCGGCACGACCGGCACTCCACAGAGCACCCTGAATTTTGCGAACAACGACGGCTGGTTCGATGACGTCTCCGACGGACCGGTGACTGCGCGGGTGAGATTCGCGAGTGGGGTGGAGATTGAAGCCAGCGGTAAGGCGTGGGTAATCGTCGCGCCGCCGGACTATGCGCCGCCAATCGAGAACATCGTCAGCATTTACGACCTGCTCTACGACTTGGCGCTGCGGAAGTTCGGCGCGGATGCGAGCATTTTCGATGCAGCATCCCAGACATGGCAGGCGGGCTTCCAGCCCTCATTCAGCCGCCACATTTACGCGATTCTCCACAAGGCTTTTGACTATCGCTGGGTCAATCAAGGCGCCAACACCCACTCTCCGGCGCACTTTGACTGGGCACTGCTCGGGCAGGCTCCTCAACCGGGCGAGACTCCGGCGACCAATCCACGAGCGAGAATCTTCAATCGGCTAAGGAATCCCAACGATCTTGACCCGACGAGTACGACGAGAACCATGCCGAAGCTAAAGTCCGACGGGACCGGCGGCATGGTGCAAGAATCGCCTACTTTCGCCATCACGAAAACCCAGTATGAATTCCTGCGGCGCTGGTCGAACGGGCAGTTCCTGGCGGATTGGACGGGGCAACCGCCAAGTCCGGAGACGGTGATTTCCCCAGCGGGCCTGGACCGGGCCGCTCTTGAGGCGGGCTGCGGCGGCGCATTTTTCCCCGGCATGGAGGCCAGTTGGAACCTTCGCAACACAAATCTCTACGTCACCCCATTCGAGTTCCGGCTCCGGCACGCGGAGAACGAAAACGACACGGCAGGCGTGATGGAGGGCGACGTCACAAAGCGCTCCGCACTGCCCTGGCAAGCGGACTTTCTGCAATGCGCCGACAACTGGTGGCCGGCGCAACGGCCCAATCAAGTGCGGGCGAGTCCCACCGCGACGGGTCCTGTGAATTGGTCGCAAGGCATTGGCAATGAACTGGACATGGTGGAACGGTGGTGGAAACTCGGAGTGGTACGGCCCAGTTCGACACCGGGAAGCGTGGCGAAGTTCCACCAGGACGAGCGGATTCTTTGA
- a CDS encoding AAA family ATPase — protein MQGHSTAIPVWAWSLTEGLRRPGDATPQPGTESATGVLAFIAATPEPGLYHLKDFHEAMRDSALVRRHLRDLYVTCADRNKFIVITSPIHDVPEELERSLAYVELRTPDITEITAFVRDETKGHAQPPSDEVIAQLAPALLGLTLEETRYTLRRATAGGAPLTEESRPALLEEKRLLVSRGGVLEFVSTPTNMEAVGGLENMKKWLLERRKLFDLRDSLSKEIVPKGVLMMGIPGCGKSLCVKAISAHFQLPLYRMDMVEVFSGRHGKPETAFADACHQMEDIAPAVLWFDEIEMAVTANESSGEQGRIFAFFLTWMQEKTPGLFVAATANRIDLLPAEMIRKGRFDEVFFVDLPTEEERTEIFRIHLSRRGYDPDALNIPQLMEFTKGWTGAEVEQCVVSAITKAKLADTSVNPQDLLTLAARSVPLSRTMREQINHIRAWAFERAIKATPPKGAER, from the coding sequence GTGCAAGGCCACAGCACCGCCATCCCCGTCTGGGCGTGGAGCCTCACCGAAGGGCTCAGACGCCCCGGCGACGCCACGCCTCAGCCAGGCACGGAATCCGCAACCGGCGTCCTTGCGTTCATCGCCGCCACTCCCGAGCCCGGCCTCTACCACCTCAAGGATTTCCATGAGGCCATGCGCGATTCGGCGCTGGTCCGGCGTCACCTGCGCGACCTGTACGTGACCTGCGCCGACCGCAATAAGTTCATCGTCATCACCTCCCCGATCCACGACGTCCCGGAGGAACTCGAGCGCTCGCTCGCCTACGTCGAGCTCCGCACACCCGACATCACCGAAATCACCGCCTTCGTTCGCGACGAGACGAAAGGACACGCCCAGCCTCCGTCCGACGAAGTGATCGCACAGCTCGCACCCGCCCTCCTCGGCCTCACGCTCGAAGAGACCCGCTACACCCTACGCAGGGCGACAGCAGGCGGAGCGCCGCTCACCGAAGAATCCCGCCCCGCCCTCCTGGAAGAAAAGCGGCTCCTCGTCAGCCGTGGCGGCGTGCTCGAGTTCGTCTCAACCCCCACCAACATGGAGGCGGTCGGCGGACTCGAGAACATGAAGAAATGGCTGCTCGAACGCCGAAAGCTCTTCGATCTGCGCGATTCGCTCAGCAAGGAAATTGTGCCCAAAGGCGTGCTCATGATGGGCATTCCGGGCTGCGGTAAGAGCCTGTGTGTCAAGGCGATCTCGGCCCATTTCCAACTGCCCCTGTACCGCATGGACATGGTTGAGGTCTTCTCCGGCCGCCACGGCAAACCCGAAACCGCATTCGCCGATGCGTGCCATCAAATGGAGGACATCGCGCCCGCCGTGCTCTGGTTCGACGAAATTGAGATGGCCGTCACCGCCAACGAATCCAGCGGCGAGCAGGGCCGCATCTTCGCCTTCTTCCTGACATGGATGCAGGAAAAGACGCCCGGCCTGTTCGTGGCCGCAACCGCAAACCGGATCGACCTGCTGCCCGCCGAGATGATCCGCAAAGGCCGCTTCGACGAGGTGTTCTTCGTCGACCTCCCCACGGAAGAGGAGCGCACCGAGATCTTCCGCATTCATCTGTCACGCCGTGGCTATGACCCCGATGCGCTCAACATTCCGCAGCTCATGGAGTTCACCAAGGGTTGGACGGGCGCCGAAGTGGAGCAGTGCGTCGTCAGCGCCATCACCAAAGCGAAACTTGCAGACACGTCGGTGAATCCGCAGGACCTGCTCACGCTCGCGGCTCGCTCGGTGCCCCTGTCCCGCACCATGCGCGAACAGATCAACCACATCCGGGCATGGGCCTTTGAGCGCGCCATCAAGGCAACGCCGCCGAAGGGCGCCGAACGCTGA
- a CDS encoding MBL fold metallo-hydrolase, whose protein sequence is MHRFNNDTYLLRQSKCSDPGHPPGNIGPPFEAPFLYLFFGSNPAILIDSGASASPSVLPLAATIAQILQQHPVPLIVTHTHNHGDHKVGDGQLAGQPNTAIVGTNRQSVASFFNLSNWPNQSGSIDLGSRIIDILPIPGREDAHIAFYDRRDKLLLTVDSLYPGLLVVNNWAAYHASIDRLAAFVADNRPVTHVLGGHIEMTQPAGRWFGLGVLFQPGEHALQLGTEHLMELKHALDQIGHTPRVDRHADFIIYPAGLPLPSLA, encoded by the coding sequence GTGCATCGATTCAACAACGACACCTATCTGCTTCGGCAAAGCAAATGCTCCGATCCCGGTCATCCGCCCGGCAACATCGGTCCTCCTTTTGAGGCGCCGTTTCTGTATCTCTTCTTTGGCTCGAACCCCGCGATTCTCATTGACTCCGGAGCGAGCGCCTCGCCGTCCGTCTTGCCACTTGCCGCGACGATTGCGCAGATCCTGCAACAGCATCCGGTCCCGCTAATCGTGACGCACACGCACAACCACGGCGACCACAAGGTCGGCGATGGCCAACTGGCGGGTCAGCCGAACACCGCCATCGTCGGCACCAACCGTCAGAGTGTGGCCTCGTTCTTTAACCTCTCGAATTGGCCCAACCAATCCGGGTCGATCGACTTGGGCTCACGCATCATCGATATCCTTCCCATTCCCGGCCGCGAGGATGCTCACATCGCCTTCTACGACCGCCGCGATAAACTGCTCCTTACCGTGGATTCTCTTTACCCTGGCTTGCTGGTGGTGAACAACTGGGCCGCTTACCACGCCAGCATCGACCGCCTCGCCGCCTTCGTGGCAGATAACCGCCCCGTGACTCATGTCCTCGGTGGCCACATTGAGATGACCCAGCCAGCCGGCCGTTGGTTTGGTCTCGGCGTCCTCTTCCAACCTGGAGAGCATGCGCTTCAGCTCGGCACCGAGCACCTGATGGAACTCAAGCATGCTCTCGACCAAATCGGCCACACGCCGAGAGTAGATCGCCACGCCGACTTCATCATCTACCCCGCAGGACTCCCGCTCCCGAGCCTCGCGTGA
- a CDS encoding ferritin-like domain-containing protein: protein MKHGRFSRLQWRKAAPTLALSEALEAALPATLEKTLEWIGDRAVLEAVREYGMPETPTPMAPADECRYLLQAAAEIEQSLMVQYLFAGNSMAPGMWRNTITGIAVEEMGHLITVQNLIISLGGQTHMDRENISYEEEPAGDYSFPPSLEKLSKEAVAKYVTTESPLPDEITDAGIRAEALAIAQVAQDAAHRPVRHVGLLFAKLFWLLQPDDNPHPIWPLPPKPFHGIGHVPDEAFQFDAALRQADGSEIFGPPGFIVGKVLSREDALRLVYQIASQGEGPTTDSNSHFWRFLLAYRAYDAEIGPGIAPVATNPSTLGGPGRINAARTLAWAKLLNVRYELILLRLLLALQQRRDTPDQTPLGRPQLISAAIYTEMDIGVKPVAARLAQLPIAEGSAEMAGPPYELPAAALPGTDTAIKQRMEELLTESASQIKALREFTAADAPTADDQSTLGAIEAADQELRDALEA, encoded by the coding sequence ATGAAGCACGGCCGTTTCTCCCGATTGCAGTGGCGCAAGGCGGCACCGACGCTGGCTCTTAGCGAAGCGCTTGAGGCAGCGTTGCCGGCGACTCTAGAAAAGACCCTGGAGTGGATTGGAGACCGCGCCGTCCTGGAAGCGGTGCGCGAGTATGGGATGCCGGAGACACCCACACCGATGGCGCCCGCCGATGAGTGCCGCTACTTGCTTCAGGCGGCCGCGGAAATCGAGCAGTCCCTAATGGTGCAGTACTTGTTTGCCGGGAATTCGATGGCGCCGGGGATGTGGAGGAACACAATCACCGGCATCGCGGTGGAGGAGATGGGGCACCTCATCACGGTTCAGAACCTGATCATTTCGCTCGGCGGCCAGACACATATGGATCGGGAGAACATTTCCTACGAAGAGGAACCGGCGGGAGACTACTCCTTTCCACCGAGCCTGGAAAAGCTGTCCAAGGAAGCGGTGGCTAAGTACGTGACGACGGAGAGTCCGCTGCCGGATGAGATCACAGATGCCGGAATTCGCGCGGAAGCGCTAGCGATTGCCCAAGTGGCGCAAGACGCGGCCCATCGGCCGGTCAGGCACGTCGGCCTGCTGTTTGCGAAGCTTTTCTGGCTGCTCCAGCCGGACGACAATCCGCACCCGATCTGGCCGTTGCCGCCTAAACCCTTTCATGGGATCGGCCATGTGCCGGATGAGGCCTTCCAGTTCGACGCAGCACTGCGCCAGGCGGATGGTAGCGAGATCTTCGGCCCTCCGGGATTCATTGTCGGCAAGGTCCTGAGCCGGGAGGATGCTCTCAGGCTGGTGTATCAGATTGCAAGCCAGGGAGAGGGCCCGACGACGGACTCCAATTCCCATTTTTGGCGTTTCCTGCTGGCATACCGAGCCTACGACGCGGAGATCGGGCCCGGGATTGCGCCGGTAGCGACGAATCCATCGACGCTGGGCGGACCCGGCAGAATCAACGCCGCACGAACACTGGCGTGGGCCAAGCTGCTGAATGTCCGCTACGAACTCATCCTCTTGCGTCTGCTATTGGCGTTGCAGCAGCGCCGCGACACGCCGGACCAGACTCCTTTGGGCCGTCCGCAGTTGATATCGGCGGCCATCTACACCGAGATGGATATCGGCGTCAAGCCGGTCGCAGCCCGGTTGGCGCAACTGCCGATCGCGGAGGGAAGCGCGGAGATGGCTGGGCCTCCCTACGAACTGCCGGCGGCTGCGCTGCCGGGGACCGATACAGCCATTAAGCAGAGGATGGAGGAGTTGCTCACTGAATCGGCATCGCAGATCAAAGCGTTGCGGGAGTTCACCGCAGCCGATGCTCCCACGGCGGACGATCAATCGACGTTGGGTGCGATCGAGGCCGCGGACCAGGAACTGCGGGACGCACTAGAAGCTTGA
- a CDS encoding ankyrin repeat domain-containing protein: MSIRFLPVRPDLDQLKHQAKELLAAIHSGDSDAIAELQEHHPEPTVDPPSVKLAGAQLVLARMYQASSWARLVQAVNLANAIWRDDLRAVLDLVTQNGNLLYEQTLIRSDSNWGPPMTYAANLGRDRIVQALHEAGATDHRSAWGRAVLQGKIETAKLLVWMLGKPAMPDDGLGGPAYTLSVEGTLYALGVGARVYDGNGKLLAPVDVVLETDGRNPAAKHKILELYEQHGVVYPDTPVMALHRGRIDLLAEHLRRDPALLSRTFSHREIYPSEIGCLDPINATVGTPLGGTTLLHMCVDYDEMEIALWLLDHGMDVNACSAVGASGFGGYTALFSTVVSQPNFWMNYRNRGPYIAPFTELLLERGADPNIRASLWKQLHPGHAKHADGARHEYRDVTALSWGRRFHAPIFVSEPALRLIEAAGGAE; the protein is encoded by the coding sequence ATGTCTATCCGTTTCCTGCCAGTTCGTCCGGATCTGGACCAACTCAAGCATCAAGCCAAAGAACTTCTGGCCGCCATTCATTCGGGCGATTCCGATGCAATTGCGGAACTCCAGGAACATCACCCTGAACCAACGGTGGACCCGCCCAGCGTCAAGCTGGCCGGTGCGCAGTTGGTACTGGCACGCATGTATCAGGCGAGCAGCTGGGCGCGGCTTGTCCAAGCCGTGAATCTCGCCAATGCCATCTGGAGAGACGACCTGCGCGCGGTTCTCGATCTGGTGACCCAGAACGGGAACCTGCTGTATGAGCAGACGCTCATCCGCAGTGACAGTAACTGGGGTCCGCCCATGACCTATGCTGCCAACCTTGGGCGAGACCGCATCGTCCAGGCACTCCATGAGGCCGGCGCCACCGACCACCGCTCTGCGTGGGGTCGTGCGGTGCTGCAGGGCAAAATCGAAACCGCAAAACTTCTCGTCTGGATGCTCGGCAAACCCGCGATGCCCGACGACGGCCTGGGCGGGCCGGCGTATACACTGAGCGTCGAAGGGACGTTGTATGCGCTAGGCGTGGGCGCACGCGTTTATGACGGCAACGGCAAGCTCCTCGCGCCAGTGGATGTAGTGCTCGAGACCGATGGTAGAAATCCAGCGGCGAAGCACAAGATTCTCGAATTGTACGAGCAGCACGGTGTGGTGTATCCCGACACGCCGGTGATGGCGTTGCACCGCGGAAGAATCGATTTGCTCGCCGAACATCTGCGCCGTGATCCGGCACTTCTCAGCCGCACCTTCAGCCATCGCGAGATCTACCCCAGCGAAATAGGCTGTCTCGATCCAATCAATGCGACAGTGGGCACCCCTCTCGGCGGAACAACACTGCTTCACATGTGCGTGGACTACGACGAGATGGAGATTGCGCTCTGGCTCCTCGATCACGGGATGGACGTAAACGCATGTTCCGCCGTTGGCGCCAGCGGGTTCGGCGGCTACACCGCGCTCTTTTCAACAGTGGTGTCCCAGCCCAATTTCTGGATGAACTACCGGAATCGCGGACCGTACATCGCGCCGTTCACCGAGCTTCTCCTGGAGCGCGGCGCTGACCCAAATATACGGGCGTCCCTATGGAAACAACTTCATCCCGGCCACGCAAAGCACGCTGACGGAGCGCGACATGAGTATCGCGATGTGACGGCGCTGTCGTGGGGGAGGCGATTCCATGCCCCGATCTTCGTGAGCGAGCCGGCGTTGCGTCTGATAGAAGCGGCCGGGGGCGCCGAGTAG
- the queD gene encoding 6-carboxytetrahydropterin synthase QueD, with the protein MEIFKDFTFEAAHRLPNLPPEHKCSRLHGHSFHVRIVVAGEPDPVLGWVMDFSDIKAAFKPILLQLDHYYLNDIPGLENPTSERISIWIWNQLKPLLPSLSRVEIRETCTAGCSYTG; encoded by the coding sequence ATGGAAATCTTCAAGGATTTCACCTTCGAAGCCGCCCACCGTCTGCCCAATCTGCCGCCCGAGCACAAATGCTCGCGGTTGCACGGGCACTCGTTCCATGTCCGGATTGTCGTCGCTGGCGAACCCGATCCTGTTCTCGGTTGGGTGATGGACTTCTCCGACATCAAGGCCGCCTTCAAGCCCATCCTCCTGCAACTCGATCACTACTACCTGAACGACATTCCTGGTCTGGAAAACCCAACCAGTGAGAGAATCTCCATCTGGATTTGGAATCAACTGAAGCCGCTGCTACCCTCGCTCAGCCGTGTGGAGATCCGTGAGACCTGCACGGCAGGCTGTAGCTACACGGGTTGA